The following nucleotide sequence is from Nothobranchius furzeri strain GRZ-AD chromosome 6, NfurGRZ-RIMD1, whole genome shotgun sequence.
accagctactgtgtgtgcaaacctggtaaagacctatagtaatcgtttgacctctgttattgccaacaaaggttatgttacaaagtattgagttgaatttttgttattgaccaaatacttattttccaccctgatttacaaataaattctttaaaaatcctgccatgtgaattcatggatttattttcacattctgtctctcacagttgaagtgtacctatgatgaaaattactgacctctgtcatcattttaagtgggagaacttgcacaatcggtggctgactaaatacttttttgccccactgtagtgcACACTGGCATTCAGCGTGagcagtgaattagaagcaaaagacagctctaaaaatatcataagctactttttcaatgaccaacatctccatattacagtgaaatgtttgcGTGAAGTGAATAATTAGTCAAACTTGGTGTTTTACCTcatttaatgagtcattcagatctataacaacaagctaacagccAGATGGTAAAAACAACTCTTCCTCTATGCCGGAGGCATATTACCGTTGTAAGAGTAGTAAGTGTCCCCTGCCGTAAAACAACTAAGTGTGCTAGCACCagctatgacaatgtatttatctactttcaACTTACTGTgtctgactcgtctttgcttgtcatctagaatcttctggtgctgattcgtaactggcaacagccatgaaactcacaaaacTGCACTGACTCCACTGACCAGTAATTGTAGgagcacctgttcaacttctctttaatgcaattatctgatcaatcaatcacatggcagttgcttcaatgcatttaggggtggggtcctggtcaagacaatctcctgaactctaaactgaatgtcagaatgggaaagaaaggtgatttaagcaattttgggcgtggcgtggttgttggtgccagacaggccggtctgagtatttcacaatctgctcagttactgggattttcacccacacccatttctagggtttactagaatggtgtgaaaagagaaaaacatccagtatgcggcagtcctgtgggcgaaaataccttgttgatgctagaggtcagaggagaatgggccgactgattcaagctgatagaagagcaactttgactgaaataaccactcgttacaactgaggaatgcagcaaagcgtttgtgaagccacaacgctcacaaccttgaggtggatgggctacaacagcagaagaccccaccgggtaccactcatctccactacaaacaggaaaaagaggctacaatttgcacgagctcaccaaaattggacagttgaagactggaaaaatgttgcctggtctgttgagacattcagatggtagagtcagaatttggcgtaaacagaatgataaCATGGATCCattatgccttgttaccactgtgcaggctggtggtggtggtgtaatggtgtgggggatgttttcttggctcaCTTTAGGGCCCTTAGTGCcgattgggcatggtttaaatgccacaggctacctgagcattgtttctgaccatgtccatctcttcatgaccaccatgtacccatcctcagatggctacttccagcaggataatgctagcctagtgaactagaccaaattcttgctttgcaaagaatggtctaggcacgctccattggaacctcagcagctcctaccaggactctggctagccaatcacagctctctagaggggtttcaaacacataaagagctgtgattggtccataatggtgggccaatcatagtgctctatctgcttagtgaacaaatcacagagctttatcgctttgtgggccaatcagggcactctatatgcctggtgggtgggatgatgcaacagagtgaaacaagagtatgtcacattcattgtccagtggaatgtggagatcatttgaaagacaacggtagaacccgccccacaaccgagagccgtcaatggagcatggccagactaaataatacatttatttagtctggcttgccaggctaggataatgcaccatgtcataaagctccaatcatttcaacttGACAATGAGTTCAATGTacaacaacggcccccacagtcaccagatctcaacccgatagagcatctttgggatgtggtggaacgggagctacgtgccctggatgtgcatcccacaaatctccatcaactgcaagatgctatcctatcaatatgggccaacatttctacagaatgctttcagcaccttgttgaatcaatgccacgtagaattaagggggtcaaacactgtattagtatggtgttcctgatAATCCGTTAGatgggtgtatatatatatgtgtgtgtgtgtgtgtgtgtgtgtgtgtgtgtgtgtgtgtgtgtgtgtgtgtgtgtgtgtgtaaaaatattGTTTTGTGTTTGTTACAGTGTTTTCTCTCATTAGTCCTGAATGCCACTCGGCCGGCGGTAGACTTGTAACACAGCAGACACGTTGACCTGAAAACATAGGTGTGGTGATGTTGGCTGCGTTTCATTTAGAATAAATTCTGTTTGTTAGCAGTATTTACAGAACAACTGGCGCAAACAGCTGCAGGAATAGACTGCATCTGCATCTTTTTTCTACTCTTACTGTACAAGGGCCCTTTATCGACAGGTTTTACATTGAAACAGCCCGAGTCACATTGCTCTTTTTCCTACAGGGATGGAGTTATTTGAGGAAGCTCTACAGAAGTGGGAACAAGCCCTAAACATTCGTCATCAAAGCCAGTCGGCCTCCTGTAACAACAGCCTCGCCCTTCAGGCTGCAGCGTGTGAAGATGTTCCCACGGTAACCATCAAACATCGTCTTTTGAATTGGCCTTTACGTTGACATCGAGCATTGTTCTGGATTTTGTTTGGTTCACCTTCCGGCCCTTCAGTGCACCGAGTAGTAGAACAGCAGAGCTACTGTACAGATACTAAACGTTTTCTTTTGTTTGGTCTTAGGCTGAAGCCCAAAATAAAGCCTTTTCTGAGAAGTTAGAGACATTATTGCACAGAGCATACCACCTACAGGAGGATTTTGGCAGCAGtatcccaacagagagtgtgctgGCAGACTTTGGTAAGAGTCGGCTGGAATGAAAAAAGGAAAATTAAGCTGGATTCTAGGCTCAAACATTTGAACAGTAACAGACTGACTACCAGCCTAACCTCAATAAATAAAGATGGAAAAAAGGTCTTTGGAGCACATTGAGTTTGTCTTTTCTTTAGCAGAGAGTGAAGGAACTCTTCTGTTGCCTCAAGTAGAAAGTTTCCATCGACCACGAGACGACGACGCGACTACCATTTCCTCGGAGGATTCCTTTTTCTCAGCTGCAGAAGTGAGTTTCTATTCTCTGTTGTTTGTCTGAAACTTTTTTATAAACGACCTATCTTTCAGAGTcctaggactccaaagtgctttacactacagtgtaccattcattcatccattcacacacacacacacacgcacacacacacacggcattcTCACTGCACCTTTTTACACGTGTGTGTTTCATCTGTGCAGCTGTTGGATAACATGACTCTAGACGAGATCTATCCACCGATGAAGCCTGCAGCTCTTTACGAAGAGGCCCTGTTTCTGGTCCGGGAAGGCAAAGTCAAATTTAGATCGCTGAGGTATGAAAACCAGCAGTTTAAATATTGTTTATGTGTAGTTATAACAGATTTGGTTCACCTGGATAAAACTTTTAGCTCACCGTAGATGCTAACGTTGCTTTCTGCGTGAATAGATGCTGGTTTGCTCAGTTAAACTCGGTGTTTTAGAATTATCATGTGATCACGCAACCGTTACCAGATAATTCACACATTTCCTTCTCGTTGCCAGGACGGAATTACTTGAATGTTACGGAGACCAAGATTTCCTAGCCAAGCTCCACTGTGTGAGGCAAGCATTCCAGGTGAGTTTCAGCTGACTTTACCAtcgagggatctcaaaactgagattttgttattcttttatattaattCATAATTGTTGAAGATTTCTGCTGCAGATATCAGTGAAACATGCTAATGAAATGAGTATAACTCTATTAATTAAGCCTTTATCCAACGTTGTGCTTAAAACACCTTAAGAAACCATGGTTTATATTAATATATGCTAAGAACAACATGTAAATATGACATCATTCTTTCAGTTTAAATTTGTCAAAGGACAGGAAAACTAGAAACACTCCTATAAAAATGGATAAAAgcttaaagatattggccagaggcaaattTGCTTTGAAcaacatgtgtaaatgtgtagtcaaacctcagatgaaaaaggttttgggattttcacggctggaattttaagaaaatcaGAGTTTTTTTTACTGGCGTGGGAAAAacggaaactaacttccggtctaagccctgggcagctggtgacgtttcacaaggagatCTGCTGAAACCGCTATGGTAAACATCacctgactccggtgtttctgcattagagttatagcagagaacaatgtgtcatcagtcagatgtagcttctgaagcctctgctagtcggtcagattaggtttttctctgggatacggcgacaagaACAGATATTGGATTACCGTAGAAGTTCAGCTGAACTCCgatcccgccagctggatatcactactggaggtgcagacatgttttagaccgtttgactctgaAGACCCATGACCCGATTTGAACATCGAggtggattctgttcatcttcagaaccaaaatcggtacagtttgtttacttttgttaaatatttcatttctgtgctccaccgcAAGCTCTAAGGCAGGGGTcgtcaacctgttcccatcaaagagccattattacccgtttcccacagtaaagaaaacactaggagccacagcagccgcggcgttgtgggcggggcctaccctcagacagcagagagctgctcacaacaggcgacagcagccggtaccggtcgctcatgtctgtcaaagttatctttcataaaaaagataatcaataaaacgatttatataaaggggatccagaagttgtagcccgtctctgcctacaatattttgatatttttcaccctgtcggtggttttactgagcaggtgccacttttgtcatacgtttctttttaaaacatgtttagactgttcagaatacaaatccaggctctgtcacgtttgattgttgtaattaaactttgtaggtggggaaggtcagaaaaggatccgatcattttgtttttccctcatttacagtgacggagataacggcgcagtgcgcctggctctggtgttaatccagttaaattatatctctttgcaacaattttcacaagaaaacagaacagttaaaagcagggcttgcattgaccggatagttcccgtatttgaccgtttagtttgacggagaaagaatagaaagaattaccccgacgcatgcagacgaactgacattttatttgtttcgcacatcgcagatgtagctaaatcacccaagaaaagattcccatctgaacatctgagctggacactgctcagcgcagctcactgtcagcgcgtactacataaggtccacagcgagctgaagatgtggagaagggcttggagcgcgtcacagaaccagagcgcatgcgggaagattcctccgactgaagcgagacttgtcacttagaaaatgttccctgattatgaaactttggctgaatagtgcttgttcctgtctccaatgtggcgacacatccaggagccgtctgaggagaagcccagaatctcacatcctcttcagctcaggaagcacctatgattacgcacaagcgtgacgcgccaacccggtctcacagtaagactgggttggaactgttcaggtttacgcagacaatctttacatttagaattggcatacagatgtaaaattaatgcagtaaaaatataaagcatttaatTAAatctccattcattattttacaagcacagagatggatggatggatggatggatggaagagccgcatgcggctccagagccacgggttgccgactcccgctctaagctgacgagttctcagctggtcttcgctccatcatgtgtcccaatataattcagtaatctacagatatGTGTGCTGCCAGTTTTATGGCTCCATGCatatattgatataactctggaaaatatataACTAATAGctcaccagaataaatcttcctgatgctggagtaactccttagtttgactcgtttgcactaatccaggatggcacgGACGTTCTACTGGTCCacggaggatctattgttgatatggggatcatcttttacattatatctgtgtgtgtcgtagctttcccaaatgacttgCTTTTTCCTTATCAGAGCTAACACAGTTAactgtgttgctgcagtcatgctaacaggactcggagtccagaagtaccggtgcgattctagatggatttatagatgtagattattattttagatctgacctgttatttaaaaatgcgtgtaggacacagacttatggctcagaccttttgccgcagctgtaaacgcaattttccgtaataattaagagcacgaaagtaaacaaagtacagttattcacaatactagcatcagcagctaccttgttttacgcGCTGGAGTGATGATTGcagaacacagttcttcactctctggaggagaggattttgaTTTTATCTGCaatcatttatgacaaaattccttaacaaaatgaaaaactgaacccagttcttatttatatagatggtaaagtgtagttatactgaatttctacaattttaatgccgaatctggccaatacctttaaagTAAACCCAAACAGGACAAGGGGTACATTTCAGTGGCCGTCTCTTAGTCTGGAAAAAGTCAAGCAAATATTCTAGAGCTCAGAAGCGGCACCAATAATTAcagtaatcagaataaaaaatgaaaaaaaatttttttttaattttttgataTCATAAATTGATTTAAATCTATTGCATTTAAATCCAAATAAAACCACAAAACACTTAAGCGAAAGTGATGCTGACAGTAATCTGATAAATCTGGGAACTAATCATGAAATATAAATGATCAGATAAGAAATAGTATATTTATAGTAGAAACTGTcccaaaataacaaaacaaaaaaggtgaaatgatTCCCCCTCCCCCAGATGCTATTGTTGGATGAAACTCATCGCACTTTTTTTATGGAAACCGGGAAACAGATGATAGCCGGGCTGGTGGTAAAGGCAAACAAGGTAAACTACACACATTTGTTCCATTCAGATCAATCTTCTTTTTCTGTTGGTGCATGTAAATACATCAGATTTTGATTCTGGCTCAGAGTCCCAAAGCTTTTCTAGAGAGCTATGAAGACATGCTGCTTTACACCCAGAGGGAGGAAACGTGGCCCGTCACTCAGATGGAGCTGGAGGCTCGAGGGGTGAGTGATCTAATTATCATTTATAGAAATTCAGTCAGCTGCTAAATGTTACTGCATCACTCAGGCgaagtgtgtttttgttttgttttttacatccTGTGCTCTCCTCAGGTGGTGTGTATGAACTTTTTCGACATTGTGTTGGACTTCATCCTAATGGATGCCTTTGAAGACCTGGAGAGTCCTCCCTCATCCGTGATAGCTGTGCTTAGGAACCGCTGGCTCTCCGACAGCTTTAAAGAGACGGTTAGtttcacacacacgtgcacacgcaaCAAACTTCTACCACCTTCTCTGAGAACTCTTTGTTTTCTTTGTAGGCCCTGGCGACGGCTTGCTGGTCTGTGTTAAAAGCAAAACGGCGTCTTCTCCTGGTGAGTTCCACGCTTCTTCTAGCTGTATTCTTCATGCCCGTCTGACCTCCAGCGCCTGTTACCGCTGCTCTCTGTAGGTTCCCGATGGGTTCATCTCCCACTTCTATGCCATATCAGAACACGTGAGCCCGGTTTTAGCTTTTGGGTTTTTGGGACCCAGGCAACACCTGAGTGAAGTTTGCACAATTTTCAAGGTGAGACTTTTAGGTAGCTGGAACATTTGTCCTAAATTAGGAGAACAGATTTGTAATTTAAATATGTCCTGCAGCCATGAAGTCCCCCTATTGTGAATGTAGGTTTTTTTATTtcgtttaaaaaaattttttttcatttatttgattTATTCGTTTTTTggaaataaaaagttctgattaaAACTTGACCTCAAGCTTCTGTAGCCATAATAAACACTGAAGTTACTGTTAGATCTAAATATTTACAAATATTGTAAATATACAACTTTGCCACTAGATGTCATTGCATGTTGGGTTTTATTTCGACCTTTACTGGTTTGTAAAAGCGCTATAATAGAATTAAAAGATGTTTAGACTGTCATTATTTCATCCATTAGTGTTTTGTAGGTAACCCAGGAGTGATTGTGTCTTATTAAACCATTTCCTGTCAGTCATTTCTGTTCTTTTCACCTGCAGCAACAAATCGTGCAATACCTTAAGGACATGTTTGATCACGACAAGGTGCGCTTCTCCACTGCTCAGTGCTTGGCCGAGGACGTTCTGAAACTTTCCCACCGCAGAGGTGACATTATACTGGGGTATCTGGGAATCAATAGTCTACTGGAACTGAATGGATCCCTGCCCAGAGATGCTCAAGAGTCCTGAGGGACCAACTAGGAGCGTTGAAGGACGAGGAACTCGACACTAGACAACCAGCATTCTTCAAGTCTTCATCAAGTCACTGGATTTGTTTCATCCCATCGGCTTGTGTTGGTGCAGGATGCTGCTGGGATCCTCTTCTCCCTTGTGTTGCTGCTTTGTTACATATCCAGAATGCCAACTGTAATCACAGACACGTGAGGACTTGTCCCTGCCTCGTCGGGCGACTGGTTACTCGTTAAAACACAGCTGACAAACACTTCCAGCCAATGAGGGCCGTGCCTTCTACACAAGGTATTCTTCGCCTGTGGAGTTGGGTTATTCTTGTGAAAAAGTGTCGATCAGCTTTTTTAGGTTTTATATCGCTCACGGGATCGTCAGCCGGCTGAAGGCTGAAGCTGCTAGATGATATTGGGTTTGAA
It contains:
- the miga2 gene encoding mitoguardin 2 isoform X1, yielding MSLKRGEGMSIAQALAMTVAEIPVFLYSTFGQSIFSQLKLSPSLKKVLFATALGSVALALTAHQLKRRGRKRKQAIQAKDGHKIVGIPEALLKTGRPSSLKRVPLTSRQMMSPSSRSNDTMSGISSLAPSKHSSSSHSLASTRVPNSPNQSANPPTPWEAEPVVEEAGAVEDVNAENLYLMGMELFEEALQKWEQALNIRHQSQSASCNNSLALQAAACEDVPTAEAQNKAFSEKLETLLHRAYHLQEDFGSSIPTESVLADFAESEGTLLLPQVESFHRPRDDDATTISSEDSFFSAAELLDNMTLDEIYPPMKPAALYEEALFLVREGKVKFRSLRTELLECYGDQDFLAKLHCVRQAFQMLLLDETHRTFFMETGKQMIAGLVVKANKSPKAFLESYEDMLLYTQREETWPVTQMELEARGVVCMNFFDIVLDFILMDAFEDLESPPSSVIAVLRNRWLSDSFKETALATACWSVLKAKRRLLLVPDGFISHFYAISEHVSPVLAFGFLGPRQHLSEVCTIFKQQIVQYLKDMFDHDKVRFSTAQCLAEDVLKLSHRRGDIILGYLGINSLLELNGSLPRDAQES
- the miga2 gene encoding mitoguardin 2 isoform X2; amino-acid sequence: MSLKRGEGMSIAQALAMTVAEIPVFLYSTFGQSIFSQLKLSPSLKKVLFATALGSVALALTAHQLKRRGRKRKQAIQAKDGHKIVGIPEALLKTGRPSSLKRVPLTSRQMMSPSSRSNDTMSGISSLAPSKHSSSSHSLASTRVPNSPNQSANPPTPWEAEPVVEEAGAVEDVNAENLYLMGMELFEEALQKWEQALNIRHQSQSASCNNSLALQAAACEDVPTAEAQNKAFSEKLETLLHRAYHLQEDFGSSIPTESVLADFESEGTLLLPQVESFHRPRDDDATTISSEDSFFSAAELLDNMTLDEIYPPMKPAALYEEALFLVREGKVKFRSLRTELLECYGDQDFLAKLHCVRQAFQMLLLDETHRTFFMETGKQMIAGLVVKANKSPKAFLESYEDMLLYTQREETWPVTQMELEARGVVCMNFFDIVLDFILMDAFEDLESPPSSVIAVLRNRWLSDSFKETALATACWSVLKAKRRLLLVPDGFISHFYAISEHVSPVLAFGFLGPRQHLSEVCTIFKQQIVQYLKDMFDHDKVRFSTAQCLAEDVLKLSHRRGDIILGYLGINSLLELNGSLPRDAQES